Proteins encoded in a region of the Pieris rapae chromosome 12, ilPieRapa1.1, whole genome shotgun sequence genome:
- the LOC110993735 gene encoding bromodomain-containing protein 3 isoform X6: MQQAVDPLATTSTPAVEPVNGAPSEESPRRQGRVTNQLLFLQKNVIKAVWKHKFAWPFHQPVDAKKLNLPDYHKIIKKPMDLGTVKKRLESNYYYSAQECIQDFNTMFTNCYIYNKPGEDVVVMAQTLEKLFLNRIAQMDKEEKEIEVPSNSAKSVKKRSSSSVAPSVPGARATPVKAVPSTPLPAFVGSTNTTTTPTLAAPPTPPATHAGLPQQVATQPSNFHVSQAAAPPVQTMPAVALSQTQPAKVKKGVKRKADTTTPMGSSFEGGYTTPTIDQQGGPKPAKISTRRESGRQKKAGRVADDGFKMGGVSPGVGGAGASHHAGTPQLAKNKEKLSDALKSCNEILKELFSKKHSGYAWPFYKPVDAVLLGLHDYFDIIKKPMDLGTVKQKMDNRAYKTAVEFATDVRLIFTNCYKYNPPDHDVVAMARKLQDVFEMRYAKIPDEPIHAGVPHIDKGSSGSSSESGSESDSESDDSEEERNNKVKVLEKELLALQEKMRKLLEESNTKKKAKKKVKDKTKKPITNSVVPKPTPVPAYTKVNNIAENLVNVAASAVRGKTGSKRGGGAGKGSSRGAPPAKKKSSTPTAAPHVPPPDSDDEDLAKPMSYDEKRQLSLDINKLPGDKLGKVVHIIQSREPSLRDSNPDEIEIDFETLKPSTLRELESYVASCLRKKTHRKVSGKSKDEQIAEKKQELEKRLHDVTGQLGSNKKQQPKKDGKDGLGGGISSSSSSSDSSNSSSSTDTSSSDSSDSEAGTNIGKQAKKKLKKQPHPLPSSQPKAIIAPVIAPVVPAPPVATEVPAAPPAPEKEEPTPTPAPEINPPVASAPLTTPVQPIINPPISNLPDSCNVPIVREPDIKPMKMEPRNGLDKVDTSHYIDPLERSLASLERSLQAEVPLDDSVSASESSMRLDDFMNNKPSMMSDTSHHNLMAQLGGLTDMTHVSEPMKNDMHLPQPHNGYVDKNMHEREMPRPDVNATLAGITTAPNVSSIFDPIYSAPHSHPVTAQAHMNVMPSTPNNMVPPAIKKEDVKPLLTPKPIEDLMRVPSVLTNNMTERGTALAQMFKTKQEQNLRNASSWSSLAQAGSPQSVPTTMGNNNQVKPKPVMDSFQAFKKQAREKIDRQRALIEQQELRKKEQAERERQRQETERRHPEDDKMRFQPKTNNGAFTRGLQSGRKPEGSEVSSPSVSPVARGSPPAAAAAVASAAPDKPPASERDRLRQREQERRRREAMAGQIDMNMQSDLMAAFEESL; encoded by the exons ATGCAGCAGGCAGTTGATCCACTCGCCACTACAAGCACT ccAGCGGTGGAGCCCGTAAATGGAGCGCCATCGGAAGAGTCACCGCGCCGCCAAGGACGAGTTACTAATCAACTTCTGTTCCTtcagaaaaatgtaattaaggCCGTGTGGAAACATAAATTCGCATGGCCTTTTCATCAACCTGTAGATGCTAAGAAATTAAACCTCCCA gaTTACCATAAGATTATTAAGAAGCCTATGGATTTAGGAACTGTTAAAAAGAGATTGGAATCAAATTATTACTACTCGGCTCAAGAATGTATTCAAGATTTCAATACTATGTTCACAAATTGCTATATCTACAACAAACCTGGGGAGGATGTGGTTGTTATGGCGCAAACGTTAGAAAAATTGTTCCTAAATCGG ATAGCACAAATGGACAAGGAGGAGAAAGAGATTGAAGTGCCATCGAACAGCGCGAAGAGCGTGAAGAAGCGTTCCAGTTCGAGTGTGGCGCCGAGTGTTCCAGGAGCACGGGCCACGCCGGTCAAGGCAGTGCCGTCGACTCCTCTTCCGGCCTTTGTGGGCTCAACCAACACCACCACCACACCCACATTGGCCGCGCCCCCTACGCCGCCCGCTACGCACGCTGGATTGCCGCAACAG GTGGCGACGCAACCCTCTAACTTTCACGTGAGCCAAGCGGCCGCACCACCGGTCCAAACCATGCCTGCGGTCGCCTTGTCGCAGACGCAACCAGCAAAG GTCAAAAAGGGAGTTAAGAGAAAAGCGGATACAACAACGCCGATGGGAAGTTCCTTTGAAGGTGGTTACACAACGCCCACTATCGACCAACAAGGTGGACCTAAGCCAGCCAAAATCTCCACAAGAAGGGAAAGTGGGAGACAGAAAAAG GCTGGTAGAGTCGCCGACGATGGGTTCAAAATGGGTGGAGTGTCACCGGGAGTAGGCGGCGCCGGCGCGTCTCATCACGCCGGTACGCCGCAACTGGCCAAGAACAAGGAGAAATTATCCGACGCCCTCAAGAGCTGTAATGAAATACTAAAAGAATTATTCTCTAAGAAACACTCA GGCTATGCCTGGCCGTTCTATAAACCTGTGGATGCCGTTCTACTTGGTCTACATGACTACTTTGACATAATCAAGAAGCCTATGGACCTTGGAACGGTGAAACAGAAAATGGACAACAGAGCGTACAAAACGGCAGTGGAATTCGCGACGGACGTccgtttaatatttaccaaCTGTTACAAATATAACCCACCCGATCACGACGTGGTCGCTATGGCGCGAAAACTGCAGGATGTTTTTGAAATGag atACGCGAAAATACCAGATGAGCCGATTCATGCGGGAGTACCTCACATAGACAAAGGAAGTTCGGGCTCTAGTTCGGAGTCCGGTTCCGAATCTGATTCTGAATCTGATGATtcagaagaagaaagaaataataaagtcaAAGTATTGGAGAAGGAATTACTCGCTCTCCAAGAGAAGATGAGGAAACTCTTGGAAGAATCAAATACTAAGAAAAAGGCGAAAAAGAAAGTAAAAGACAAAACGAAAAAGCCAATAACCAATAGTGTCGTGCCTAAGCCCACCCCCGTACCCGCCTATactaaagttaataatattgctGAAAATTTGG TGAATGTTGCAGCGTCGGCCGTGCGCGGCAAGACGGGCAGCAAGCGGGGCGGCGGCGCCGGCAAGGGAAGCTCGCGGGGGGCGCCACCCGCCAAGAAGAAGAGCTCCACGCCCACTGCGGCGCCGCACGTCCCGCCGCCCGACTCCGACGACGAGGACCTCGCTAAGCCCATGTCATACGACGAGAAGAGGCAGCTCTCGCTCGATATTAACAAGCTACCGG GTGACAAACTGGGTAAAGTGGTACATATAATTCAAAGCCGAGAGCCATCGTTGCGAGATTCGAATCCTGACGAGATCGAAATAGACTTCGAGACTCTCAAACCGTCCACACTCAGGGAACTCGAGAGCTATGTCGCTTCGTGTCTTCGGAAAAAAACAC ATCGAAAGGTTTCCGGTAAATCTAAAGATGAACAAATAGCTGAGAAGAAACAGGAATTGGAGAAGAGATTGCATGACGTCACTGGGCAATTAGGATCCAATAAGAAACAACAACCTAAAAAAG aTGGCAAGGACGGCCTGGGTGGAGGCATCTCCTCTTCATCAAGTTCATCAGACTCCTCCAATTCTTCATCCAGCACCGACACTTCATCATCGGACAGCAGCGACAGCGAAGCAG GTACCAATATCGGAAAACAGGcaaagaagaaattaaaaaagcaacCTCACCCGCTGCCATCATCACAACCT aaagCGATAATCGCGCCCGTCATAGCACCTGTGGTACCAGCACCGCCAGTTGCCACAGAGGTGCCAGCCGCGCCACCCGCCCCAGAGAAAGAGGAACCAACCCCTACCCCCGCACCCGAAATTAACCCTCCCGTAGCTTCCGCACCCCTCACTACCCCTGTCCAACCAATCATTAACCCTCCCATTAGTAATTTACCCGACTCTTGTAATGTCCCTATAGTACGCGAACCCGATATAAAACCTATGAAAATGGAACCTCGCAACGGCCTCGATAAAGTAGACACGTCACACTATATCGATCCACTGGAACGGTCGTTGGCAAGTCTCGAAAGAAGCCTGCAAGCAGAAGTTCCCTTGGACGATAGCGTTAGCGCCTCGGAGTCGTCCATGCGTCTGGACGACTTTATGAACAACAAACCTTCCATGATGTCTGACACGTCGCATCACAACTTGATGGCTCAACTAGGCGGACTGACAGATATGACTCACGTTTCGGAGCCTATGAAAAACGATATGCATCTCCCTCAACCGCACAATGGATATGTAGATAAGAATATGCACGAAAGAGAGATGCCAAGGCCCGATGTTAACGCGACCTTGGCCGGTATCACGACGGCGCCAAATGTTTCGTCAATATTCGATCCAATTTATTCGGCTCCTCACAGTCATCCGGTTACGGCCCAGGCCCATATGAATGTTATGCCTAGTACGCCCAATAACATGGTCCCACCGGCTATAAAGAAAGAAGACGTGAAGCCCCTCCTCACTCCCAAGCCCATTGAAGATCTCATGAGGGTACCGAGCGTACTTACAAACAATATGACGGAAAGAGGGACAGCGCTTGCGCAAATGTTTAAGACGAAACAAGAGCAGAATTTGAGAAATGCGTCGTCGTGGTCCTCATTAGCGCAAGCAGGAAGCCCTCAGAGTGTTCCTACAACAATGGGAAATAATAATCAAGTAAAGCCTAAACCTGTTATGGACAGTTTTCAA gcTTTCAAGAAACAAGCTCGTGAAAAGATTGATCGACAAAGGGCACTTATAGAACAACAAGAATTAAGAAAGAAGGAACAGGCGGAGCGAGAAAGGCAACGGCAAGAAACAGAAAGACGACATCCAGAGGATGATAAAAtgag ATTTCAACCGAAGACAAATAATGGAGCCTTCACAAG GGGCCTACAATCTGGTCGAAAGCCCGAAGGTAGCGAGGTTTCATCGCCCAGCGTGTCTCCCGTAGCGCGTGGTTCTCCTCCAGCCGCGGCCGCGGCAGTCGCCAGTGCGGCGCCAGACAAACCACCTGCTTCCGAGCGAGACCGCCTACGCCAGAGAGAGCAAGAGAGACGGAGGCGGGAAGCT ATGGCTGGTCAAATAGACATGAACATGCAAAGTGACTTGATGGCTGCCTTTGAAGAGTccttgtaa
- the LOC110993735 gene encoding bromodomain-containing protein 3 isoform X1 produces the protein MPLSQKLDEPLVTIEIADSSTMQQAVDPLATTSTPAVEPVNGAPSEESPRRQGRVTNQLLFLQKNVIKAVWKHKFAWPFHQPVDAKKLNLPDYHKIIKKPMDLGTVKKRLESNYYYSAQECIQDFNTMFTNCYIYNKPGEDVVVMAQTLEKLFLNRIAQMDKEEKEIEVPSNSAKSVKKRSSSSVAPSVPGARATPVKAVPSTPLPAFVGSTNTTTTPTLAAPPTPPATHAGLPQQVATQPSNFHVSQAAAPPVQTMPAVALSQTQPAKVKKGVKRKADTTTPMGSSFEGGYTTPTIDQQGGPKPAKISTRRESGRQKKAGRVADDGFKMGGVSPGVGGAGASHHAGTPQLAKNKEKLSDALKSCNEILKELFSKKHSGYAWPFYKPVDAVLLGLHDYFDIIKKPMDLGTVKQKMDNRAYKTAVEFATDVRLIFTNCYKYNPPDHDVVAMARKLQDVFEMRYAKIPDEPIHAGVPHIDKGSSGSSSESGSESDSESDDSEEERNNKVKVLEKELLALQEKMRKLLEESNTKKKAKKKVKDKTKKPITNSVVPKPTPVPAYTKVNNIAENLVNVAASAVRGKTGSKRGGGAGKGSSRGAPPAKKKSSTPTAAPHVPPPDSDDEDLAKPMSYDEKRQLSLDINKLPGDKLGKVVHIIQSREPSLRDSNPDEIEIDFETLKPSTLRELESYVASCLRKKTHRKVSGKSKDEQIAEKKQELEKRLHDVTGQLGSNKKQQPKKDGKDGLGGGISSSSSSSDSSNSSSSTDTSSSDSSDSEAGTNIGKQAKKKLKKQPHPLPSSQPKAIIAPVIAPVVPAPPVATEVPAAPPAPEKEEPTPTPAPEINPPVASAPLTTPVQPIINPPISNLPDSCNVPIVREPDIKPMKMEPRNGLDKVDTSHYIDPLERSLASLERSLQAEVPLDDSVSASESSMRLDDFMNNKPSMMSDTSHHNLMAQLGGLTDMTHVSEPMKNDMHLPQPHNGYVDKNMHEREMPRPDVNATLAGITTAPNVSSIFDPIYSAPHSHPVTAQAHMNVMPSTPNNMVPPAIKKEDVKPLLTPKPIEDLMRVPSVLTNNMTERGTALAQMFKTKQEQNLRNASSWSSLAQAGSPQSVPTTMGNNNQVKPKPVMDSFQAFKKQAREKIDRQRALIEQQELRKKEQAERERQRQETERRHPEDDKMRFQPKTNNGAFTRGLQSGRKPEGSEVSSPSVSPVARGSPPAAAAAVASAAPDKPPASERDRLRQREQERRRREAMAGQIDMNMQSDLMAAFEESL, from the exons ATGCCTCTTAGCCAGAAATTGGATGAGCCTCTTGTTACAATTGAG ATTGCTGATTCCAGCACAATGCAGCAGGCAGTTGATCCACTCGCCACTACAAGCACT ccAGCGGTGGAGCCCGTAAATGGAGCGCCATCGGAAGAGTCACCGCGCCGCCAAGGACGAGTTACTAATCAACTTCTGTTCCTtcagaaaaatgtaattaaggCCGTGTGGAAACATAAATTCGCATGGCCTTTTCATCAACCTGTAGATGCTAAGAAATTAAACCTCCCA gaTTACCATAAGATTATTAAGAAGCCTATGGATTTAGGAACTGTTAAAAAGAGATTGGAATCAAATTATTACTACTCGGCTCAAGAATGTATTCAAGATTTCAATACTATGTTCACAAATTGCTATATCTACAACAAACCTGGGGAGGATGTGGTTGTTATGGCGCAAACGTTAGAAAAATTGTTCCTAAATCGG ATAGCACAAATGGACAAGGAGGAGAAAGAGATTGAAGTGCCATCGAACAGCGCGAAGAGCGTGAAGAAGCGTTCCAGTTCGAGTGTGGCGCCGAGTGTTCCAGGAGCACGGGCCACGCCGGTCAAGGCAGTGCCGTCGACTCCTCTTCCGGCCTTTGTGGGCTCAACCAACACCACCACCACACCCACATTGGCCGCGCCCCCTACGCCGCCCGCTACGCACGCTGGATTGCCGCAACAG GTGGCGACGCAACCCTCTAACTTTCACGTGAGCCAAGCGGCCGCACCACCGGTCCAAACCATGCCTGCGGTCGCCTTGTCGCAGACGCAACCAGCAAAG GTCAAAAAGGGAGTTAAGAGAAAAGCGGATACAACAACGCCGATGGGAAGTTCCTTTGAAGGTGGTTACACAACGCCCACTATCGACCAACAAGGTGGACCTAAGCCAGCCAAAATCTCCACAAGAAGGGAAAGTGGGAGACAGAAAAAG GCTGGTAGAGTCGCCGACGATGGGTTCAAAATGGGTGGAGTGTCACCGGGAGTAGGCGGCGCCGGCGCGTCTCATCACGCCGGTACGCCGCAACTGGCCAAGAACAAGGAGAAATTATCCGACGCCCTCAAGAGCTGTAATGAAATACTAAAAGAATTATTCTCTAAGAAACACTCA GGCTATGCCTGGCCGTTCTATAAACCTGTGGATGCCGTTCTACTTGGTCTACATGACTACTTTGACATAATCAAGAAGCCTATGGACCTTGGAACGGTGAAACAGAAAATGGACAACAGAGCGTACAAAACGGCAGTGGAATTCGCGACGGACGTccgtttaatatttaccaaCTGTTACAAATATAACCCACCCGATCACGACGTGGTCGCTATGGCGCGAAAACTGCAGGATGTTTTTGAAATGag atACGCGAAAATACCAGATGAGCCGATTCATGCGGGAGTACCTCACATAGACAAAGGAAGTTCGGGCTCTAGTTCGGAGTCCGGTTCCGAATCTGATTCTGAATCTGATGATtcagaagaagaaagaaataataaagtcaAAGTATTGGAGAAGGAATTACTCGCTCTCCAAGAGAAGATGAGGAAACTCTTGGAAGAATCAAATACTAAGAAAAAGGCGAAAAAGAAAGTAAAAGACAAAACGAAAAAGCCAATAACCAATAGTGTCGTGCCTAAGCCCACCCCCGTACCCGCCTATactaaagttaataatattgctGAAAATTTGG TGAATGTTGCAGCGTCGGCCGTGCGCGGCAAGACGGGCAGCAAGCGGGGCGGCGGCGCCGGCAAGGGAAGCTCGCGGGGGGCGCCACCCGCCAAGAAGAAGAGCTCCACGCCCACTGCGGCGCCGCACGTCCCGCCGCCCGACTCCGACGACGAGGACCTCGCTAAGCCCATGTCATACGACGAGAAGAGGCAGCTCTCGCTCGATATTAACAAGCTACCGG GTGACAAACTGGGTAAAGTGGTACATATAATTCAAAGCCGAGAGCCATCGTTGCGAGATTCGAATCCTGACGAGATCGAAATAGACTTCGAGACTCTCAAACCGTCCACACTCAGGGAACTCGAGAGCTATGTCGCTTCGTGTCTTCGGAAAAAAACAC ATCGAAAGGTTTCCGGTAAATCTAAAGATGAACAAATAGCTGAGAAGAAACAGGAATTGGAGAAGAGATTGCATGACGTCACTGGGCAATTAGGATCCAATAAGAAACAACAACCTAAAAAAG aTGGCAAGGACGGCCTGGGTGGAGGCATCTCCTCTTCATCAAGTTCATCAGACTCCTCCAATTCTTCATCCAGCACCGACACTTCATCATCGGACAGCAGCGACAGCGAAGCAG GTACCAATATCGGAAAACAGGcaaagaagaaattaaaaaagcaacCTCACCCGCTGCCATCATCACAACCT aaagCGATAATCGCGCCCGTCATAGCACCTGTGGTACCAGCACCGCCAGTTGCCACAGAGGTGCCAGCCGCGCCACCCGCCCCAGAGAAAGAGGAACCAACCCCTACCCCCGCACCCGAAATTAACCCTCCCGTAGCTTCCGCACCCCTCACTACCCCTGTCCAACCAATCATTAACCCTCCCATTAGTAATTTACCCGACTCTTGTAATGTCCCTATAGTACGCGAACCCGATATAAAACCTATGAAAATGGAACCTCGCAACGGCCTCGATAAAGTAGACACGTCACACTATATCGATCCACTGGAACGGTCGTTGGCAAGTCTCGAAAGAAGCCTGCAAGCAGAAGTTCCCTTGGACGATAGCGTTAGCGCCTCGGAGTCGTCCATGCGTCTGGACGACTTTATGAACAACAAACCTTCCATGATGTCTGACACGTCGCATCACAACTTGATGGCTCAACTAGGCGGACTGACAGATATGACTCACGTTTCGGAGCCTATGAAAAACGATATGCATCTCCCTCAACCGCACAATGGATATGTAGATAAGAATATGCACGAAAGAGAGATGCCAAGGCCCGATGTTAACGCGACCTTGGCCGGTATCACGACGGCGCCAAATGTTTCGTCAATATTCGATCCAATTTATTCGGCTCCTCACAGTCATCCGGTTACGGCCCAGGCCCATATGAATGTTATGCCTAGTACGCCCAATAACATGGTCCCACCGGCTATAAAGAAAGAAGACGTGAAGCCCCTCCTCACTCCCAAGCCCATTGAAGATCTCATGAGGGTACCGAGCGTACTTACAAACAATATGACGGAAAGAGGGACAGCGCTTGCGCAAATGTTTAAGACGAAACAAGAGCAGAATTTGAGAAATGCGTCGTCGTGGTCCTCATTAGCGCAAGCAGGAAGCCCTCAGAGTGTTCCTACAACAATGGGAAATAATAATCAAGTAAAGCCTAAACCTGTTATGGACAGTTTTCAA gcTTTCAAGAAACAAGCTCGTGAAAAGATTGATCGACAAAGGGCACTTATAGAACAACAAGAATTAAGAAAGAAGGAACAGGCGGAGCGAGAAAGGCAACGGCAAGAAACAGAAAGACGACATCCAGAGGATGATAAAAtgag ATTTCAACCGAAGACAAATAATGGAGCCTTCACAAG GGGCCTACAATCTGGTCGAAAGCCCGAAGGTAGCGAGGTTTCATCGCCCAGCGTGTCTCCCGTAGCGCGTGGTTCTCCTCCAGCCGCGGCCGCGGCAGTCGCCAGTGCGGCGCCAGACAAACCACCTGCTTCCGAGCGAGACCGCCTACGCCAGAGAGAGCAAGAGAGACGGAGGCGGGAAGCT ATGGCTGGTCAAATAGACATGAACATGCAAAGTGACTTGATGGCTGCCTTTGAAGAGTccttgtaa